The Lycium barbarum isolate Lr01 chromosome 4, ASM1917538v2, whole genome shotgun sequence nucleotide sequence TTATACTTCGTTTGATTGAAGGTATAATATGAATATCTCATCTTATTCTATTAAATTTGGTGTTATTGTATCCCCCCTCCCAAATTGAATAAATTAGTAAAGAATTATAATTCCAGAACTATAATCCGAGATAACTTAGTAGGCGCTTGGTCATCTGATATGAAATAATGATTTCATATTTTGAATTTAAATCAGCGTTTACTTATGCaatttgcacaaaatttcaacttcatatcatgatttcaaatcttaaattctccaaaaaggcatgatttcggatttcaaatcatgatttcattttttaaaaaatataaaactagacccataagtttatattttataaaagaagATCCATAAAGtggtaaatatattttttaaatgtaaaacttgactcaaTGTAACAATGTTGGTTCGTCTTCTCGGTCATCTGATCGGAAATGCATGCTCGGCGTGAAGAGATTGTTCATACCATGTGGAAGGATTATTTTAAAGAGCAGCTACACTAGTCATATTCAATTTTCCAATTTATTGAATTAAAGTTCGATCAATAGATGTTATATTTTTTTAGAAAGACCTTTTGATAGCATATTAactttgttatgaattatgatttgctcatttggttataagattgtataagagttGGAAATTTTTGATAGCTTTCACAATTTGCGGATTTTTTAGGTTTATGAGAAAAAatgcaacttaagaaattcaatttacatGTTCAAACAAAAATTCAACATCAAATCAACCTGATTTCATATCATGattcaaatcatatccaaacaagGCCTTAGTCCGCTAACCAAACGACTCCTAAATTCTTCTTTGTTGATGTACACTTATCTCTGCTGATGAATATGCTCCATTCAAATGATATAAGCGGTATTGAAGTCTTGACTAATCTGAATTCACGCCCCGTAAAGTACATTAAAGGAGAGAGCACTCCCGATTAGAATTTATTCATATTTGAGGCTCAAACTCAAAACCTTTAATTAATGATGAGAAAAATAGTTATCTATCCCACCACAAACTTTGATGGTTAAAATTAAACTTTGACATATAAAATTTTAGGAAAGAGAAAAATAAGgagaaaggttttttttttttcgatgtGAAAGATAAAATATATCAATATTAAAAGTTGATCATACAGGGAGAATTATGGCTCAAATGAGCTACTAAATACTGATTATCAAAAACATCCGAACTAAGGGGACGTTACAAAAAATGGAGCACTATAAcatggggttcaattgaaccccaaacatttgatgcggaatataaatttatgtgtaaaaatttactaaaattataataaatagtagatatgaacctaTAACTTTAGAAGTATAATGGTTTAGTGCTAAAAATTTAAGATGTTGAACCCCTGAAATTTAAATCCTAGATCGGCCTCTGGTATCACTGCCGACTTGGTGAACTAACCGAGCAGGTTGCTTGCCATGGAGAAAGTCAGGGTATCATGATTATACCTATTGTTTGTGAGAACTTAGAGACGGAGCCAGAATTCGAATCTTGTTggttcggggttctaattctttcAAGTTGTTGGGTTCTTAACTAATAATTTGTTCATATTTGACAAAaattttaatataaatatatgattcgaacaaaagttactgggttcggccgaatccTTTTATCTCCGTCCCTGTGAGAACTTACATATTTCTTTGTGTCTTTTCGAACGGGTGTTCTCATATAAACACAACAATGTTttgaatatcattttttttttcctgctcTTATCATTTTAGATGGTGACTAGAAGGATGAATGTATTTGATCTTGCTCAAGAAATTGCACAATGCTATATTTGTAGTCACAAAATTGGCATCACCGTTCCCAGGCCACCGACAAATCTAAATAGAAAATAGAAGAAGATTCTTGTAAACATAAGCGTTCTAACCTACGGCCCGTTTAGATTTAGACTGGGCTAGCATTTTATAGATCATTTCAAATAAGCGTTTTGGGTTGGACTAAAATTTTTGTCCGATGGATTGGGCCAACCGGCCAGGCTAGGTTGGATCAACTCGTTCTGACATCTCCAAATAGAAATAGGTGGCGGTGTTGTGTGAATTTCACGGGCCAGTCTGTTTTGACATCGTCATTAATTTGTACTCACCTTTTAAAACTTATTGCACATATATCTACTTCAGACATACGGTGCGTGAAGTTCCATATGAGTTCAGGCAGAAATAGTTGAAATTCAGTCATTTTTGCCTGTActttatttatataaaaatttgAAGTTAGATTTCGCATGTCTGATATTGTCCCGAGGTGGGTAGATttactaaaaaatttaaaaagcgAGCACAAATTAAATGGCAGCATCAAAATCGAGTATCTGTGCACTTCaaaggagaaaaaaaagaaaaaattcatATGCTTCAAAATAAGTAGGATATTAGTGGGTGATTTACAAGGATGATATTGGAGACGGGTGATTTTGAATTTTTAATCCCACTTATCCCATGAGTAAAGCTTCAAGATCAACAAATTTTCTTTAAATCTTGAAGATTTTCCGGTCAAAAGGTCAAGACCATCCACTTTCAACGCTACTGCAGATTCTAGTGAAGCAACTTTGTTTAAGTGGATACATGCATGCCATGCATCGAAAACAACACAAGTCGTCCTTCTCTAAGAGGACAAAAGACCCCCCACAGGTTTCTCTTTTTTAATCTTTTGTTTTCTTCTAACTCTGTTTCATACATATCAGCAAAGGAGGGTCCGTTTTACCATGAAAATAGTCATCTTTTGCCTTTATTCTAGTCTTGTTTTGGTCCACCCCTACTTCACGTGCAACTTCTCAATCCCAACACGAACAATATATTTTACTcactccattcacttttacttatccattttagacttttcacgttatttaaaaaataataaatgaagtctataatttatcaatgtacccatattaattagtgcatatttttattggatttaaaaatgatttaaagtgagtaattaatactatgggtaaaacagaaaaaaaaattgacttatcttgatatgctaaaagtgacaagtaaaaatgaaaatttatttttgaaatactggacaagtaaaagtgaacggagggagttcttcctccgtctcaaattatttgtcgtgattactaaaaatagttgtttcaaattatttgtcattttagaagttcaagacacaattaattttctccccattttacccttaatagaATCATTAATAAAATTGACATATAAATAGGGTAAACATTTAAATATTTAATGGATTGAGATTACAACTTAGATATAAATAAGAGTAAAGTTAGTCAAATACACCTCTTAATTAAGTATTTCTTAAGAGGCGTGTAAATCAAAAaagcgacaaataatttgagacagagggagtacttgtATTAGTGTAAATTTTAACTATTCTATCATTATCAGTAGTTTAACATATTATGAGCTATAACAAGTTACGTGTTTTATTTTTCGAATTAATTACTAATCTCGCTTATCATGACCAATCACCTGTAactatcttttattttctttattttaatttatgtcaTATTTCCCCTTTTAGTATGTTCATAAAATAATGTCATACTACTTTTTTTACAATACAtaactttaaaattttcattacgTCACACAAATGTTTATGGTTTATTTtagatcataaattttaaaaaattcattTAAAAATTTTACATACAGTCAAACACCGTAATTAAGACGAATGTTGTATGTGACGTGAAAGAATATATGCAAATTTTTTGACAAGTACTATCAGTATGCATAAGTTAAAACTTCAGATCAAGAAAACAAAATGCCTCTTTAATTCCACCATTTGCTTTCCTTTAGCAGATGAAAGAATGCCCCTCTAAAAGCCTACAAGGAAGTACTTCTTGTTTTCCTCCCAGTGTTGGGCACAATATTCGTTCTGGGCTCAACTAATTTAGATTTGTGTCGGAAAGTTACACAAGTATCAATTCAAAGGCGATCTCATAATATTCAAGGCTTTAATCTAAAATCTCTAATTATAAATGGAAAAATATTTATCACTCCACCTAACCTTTCACGATTAGGAGACATGCAAGTACTTGAAAACAAGAAATGCCATTCTATATTAGAATACATAAAGAGAAAATTTGGCGTGGTCTTGTTCTTAGTGCACCCATTGTCACGCCTTAAGAACTTTCCAAGTCGATCTCTAATAATAGTTTAAAATAGTAATAAGTTTATATTACTCTTTCTATCACCAACTTTTTAGCTTCCCTATTACATTAATAACCAGAAGTAAATAAACCAAGCTAACCAGAAAACATTAGAACAAAGCCTAACTAGACAAGTTTTAAgtacatagttttttttttttttttttttgcaaatttaatttcatcaagaagaagaagagttaTTACAATTAGACTATTATTAGAGAGGTAGCATCTGTTAGTGAAACAAACATGCCTTAGATATTTTATGTAGTTATGAATTATCTCGTTAAaagtaaattaaattatttttaattatagaaaGATAATATTCTTTTCGTAGCACTAAAAAAGAAAatttgccacataaattgaggcAAATGGAGTAATAACCACGGTTAGTCACCCCGCCAATGGCTGTATTCTTCTCTTCCTCAAGTGAGTAGGTACATTGAGCAACAACTCTATTTCAATGAACAAAGGAATAAGCAACGATACGACGTACTAGTTGTTAATACATAATTAACTAAATAAAAGTTGCTCTCTGATGTCTATGATTTTTAGAGGAGACACTCACACATCACCACTTTATAAGCATCCGTATTATTAACAACAAGAACTAAACAAACTAAGAAACACAGAAACAAAAGAACAATCCTAATTAGACAAATGTAAGTACATAGGTTTTGCAAAATTTCACCAAGAAGGAGAAGTACATGGAGATccagatgaagaagaagagttgTTACTATTAATAGAGTCACTTCCTGAAGTACCAAGTAATCTAGCATCTCTTAGTGAAATTGAACATGCCTCAGCTGGAAGTTCCTTCATTGGAGTTAACGGTACTGAAGATGGACTAGAAATTGATGATCTTCCATAATTTTCATCTTCCTCTGAAGAATTACAAATTATTTCGAGACAAGAGGGCGATGAATTAGGTGTTTCAAAAGGGGTATCAAGACCCATTTTTTCGTTATCATAAATTGGATTTGATATGTAAACAAATTGTTCCTCCATAGTACTAGTGCTACATTGAAGTGGTGGTACTTCATGGACTAATTTAGGGTATGGAATATTTTCATGGACTATTTCAAGATCATCAAAGTTGTGATCTTTAGTGGAAATTATAGGGAAGAGGTAATTTCTTGGAGCATGAAGAACCCCttgtgcataa carries:
- the LOC132637974 gene encoding uncharacterized protein LOC132637974, whose amino-acid sequence is MAAILIMVVTLAIIIGLVLVLLVEFFCSLLLRRHQRSKTVINFASVSTTQPPPECHEQEQSIAPTTLSSFYAQGVLHAPRNYLFPIISTKDHNFDDLEIVHENIPYPKLVHEVPPLQCSTSTMEEQFVYISNPIYDNEKMGLDTPFETPNSSPSCLEIICNSSEEDENYGRSSISSPSSVPLTPMKELPAEACSISLRDARLLGTSGSDSINSNNSSSSSGSPCTSPSW